The following DNA comes from Elusimicrobiota bacterium.
AGGAGGAATTTTTCAAACCACTTTCATTGTTTCGCCCATCCCAAGCGGAAAATCCAATCAAATGGCTCGTCCCATCAAGAGGACGGACGAACACAAGGCTCCAACGCCCGTCGACGAAAGTCGATGCGGCTTCATACGTCTGCGAATAGTTCCCATCGGAATTCACGAAAGAGCTCAAGGAAGATTTCTTGAAACCCACTCGTCCCGCGTTGGAGGCTTGCCAGATCATCAAATCCAATGCTGGCGCGCCCGGTTCATAGAGATTGAAGAGATTGCCTCGAATATCGCCGTCATAATCTTTGGGTTTAAACGCCAGCAGGAGAGCGTCACTCTTTCCACGGCCCCGATCTTCATTGGGATCATCCCAGGAAATTCGGAACGCAATCGATTGTTCATTTTTGACGGCTTGAACCGATACTGAGTTCACTGTTAAAGGAAGGCGCTGCCCGTTCGAGTAAAAATAATTTTGAAGATTGATATCGACATGAGGGACTTTATCCCAAGAAGGGTCCTCCGCAGTTAAGGGCAGATTCCCCTTTATTGGTTGAGCGTGCAGATCTCCCGCCCAATTTGTTTTTAATTGCAAAGAGGCGACATAATTACACATGTGCCAAATATCTTCATGAGAAGCGGCGCCTTCATATGACGGCATGGGAGCGCCCTCTATCCCAGCCAGAATTCGGTGATAGATATCAATCGGCTTGCTTCCGCCGCGGTAAGTCCACCCATGCGTGAGGTTGGCGGCCTTGATGGGTTTTCCCCAGGCATCAACCAATGTAGCGGCCGAAGGTCCGTTGGCGCGACCATTTTCACCGTGGCAAGAGGCGCATTGCATGGTCTTGAAAACCTCTTTTCCCTTCACAAGGTCCGGCTTGGCACGCCGATTGGAAGGGTCGGGAATGGGTTCTGGTTTTTGGCCGCTTTGAAAAATTGGGGAAATGCTTTTTATATAGGCCACCACATCGGCTCGAGCGGCCTCGCTTAAATTTCCGAAACTCGGCATGCCGCTTCCGGCCAAACCGTGTCCCAACACGCCCTTGATTAAATCCTCATCGGAAGGAGGAGTGCCCCAGACCGTGCTTTTGAATTTGAACTTACCGGAAGTGAGGTCGCGTGGAGGAATCACCACTCGTTTCGCGTCCACTCCATTTCCTTTGCCATCCGCGCCATGGCAACGCGCGCAATGCAAGGTGTATATCGTCTGGCCTCGTCCCACCGCCCCCTCATCGGCTCTTCCCAAAACAGGAAAAGAAAAACTGAAAATTAATAGGGCAAGCCAAGGGACGCGTTTCATTTGGGCACTCCAGGTTCGGTTAACGATTTCAGATTTAATACTTCCTCCAATTTTTCAGGAGACAAAATGTTTTTTTCCTTGATGGTTTCAACAATGGTTTTTCCCGTTTTCATGGCTTCCTTCACAATCTCGGCGGCTTTCGCATACCCAATGATGGGGTTAAGAGCGGTGGCCAAGGACATAGACATTTCCGCGTACCGACGGCATTTGTCTTTATCGGCCGAAATGCCCTTCGCGCAGAGATCCGTGAAAACTTGCAACGCGTTTTTAAAAATTTCGATCGTGAACATCATGTCGTAGGCCATGAGCGGCATCATCACATTGAGTTCCAACTGACCGGCCTGCACCGCGAGCGAAATGGCCATGTCGTTTCCGATCACTTGATAACAAACCATATTCATCATCTCGGGCATGGAGGGGTTCACCTTGCCCGGCATAATGGAAGAACCTGCGGCCAGCCCGGGAAGGAAAATTTCGGCAAAACCCGTGGTGGGACCGGAGGACAAAAGTCTCAGATCATTTGAGATTCGCGTCATTTCCAAAGCCAGGTTTTTGATGGCCGAGGAAACCTCCGCCACCGAACGTTGGCTTTGCATGGCTTCGCGCTTGTCTTCGGCGGGCCGAAACGTCGCCTTGGTATCTTTGGATAAAAGGTCGACCACGCGCTTCGCATAACTGGGGTGCGTGTTGAGTCCTGTTCCAGCCGCGCTCCCGCCAATGCCCAACTCTTCAATTTCAGAGGCGGATTGAAGGATTCTCTTCGCGCAACGTTTGATCGCCAATCCGTAGGCGGAAAATTCTTGGCCAAGCCGAATGGGCACCGCATCTTGCAAATGTGTCCGGGCGGACTTGATGACATCGTCAAACTCTTTTCCCTTGTCGAGGAAAACATCGCCCAAATTATCAACCACCGGAATTAATTCATTCAAGAAAAGACGTGTGGCCACACGGATCGCGGTGGGGAACACGTCGTTGGTGGATTGGCCGAAATTCACATGGTCGTTGGGATTGACGCGCGAATAGTCTCCCTTCTTTCCCCCCAAAATTTCAACGGCCCGGTTCGCCAACACTTCATTCACATTCATATGGAGCGCGGTACCCGCGCCCATTTGGAAGACATCGACAATAAATTGATCTCGGAATTTTCCCGCCAACACTTCCTCGCAGGCTTGCGAAATGGAATCGGCTTGTTCAGGTTTGATCAGGCCCAACTCTTTGTTGGCTTGAGCGGCCGCTTTTTTGATGTACATGAAGGCATCGATAAAACGGGGATGCGCCGTCAAACCAGAAATGGGAAAGTTTTCTTTGCCGCGCAGCGCATTGATACCGTAATAAGCGTCAGCCGGGATCTCTTTTATGCCGATAGAATCTTTTTCAGTTCGAGTGGTTGTCATAGAGAGTTGGGTTAATTCCTTTTTTCGATGGTAACTAAAACTTGATTCCGTGGACCAGTATAAATACATTCGGGGCGAATCAACCGATTGGAAGCATATTGCTCAAGAATATGAGCTGTCCAACCCGACATACGCGCCATGGCAAAAATAGGCGTATATATCTCGATCGGAAGTCCCATCAGATAATAGGCCACAGCACAGTGGTAGTCCACATTCGGAAAAAGGTTTTTTTCAGCCTTCATGATGTCTTCAAGACGGCATGACATAGCGAATAATTTCGTATCTCCTACCCGGTGAGCCATTTTTTCCGCTAAAACTTTCATAAAAGGCGCCCGAGAATCTTGTCTTTTGTAGACACGGTGCCCAAATCCCATAATTTTTTCTTTCCGGGCCAAGGCGGACTTGATCCAAGCCTCTGCTGTGGAGATATCGCCGATTTTAAGAAGCATTTCGATGGCGGCCTCATTGGCGCCGCCGTGGAGGGGGCCTTTGAGCGCGCCAATGGCCGAGATAACAGAAGAATGTAAATCGGAAAGCGTGGAGGCGGTCACGCGCGCCGCAAATGTGGAGGCGTTAAACCCATG
Coding sequences within:
- the citZ gene encoding Citrate synthase 2 encodes the protein MIDTKVNLPDGYKPGLEGIVAGTSSISEVDAQKDALSYRGYPAHDLAEKATYEEVSHLLLKGKLPNKSELTVFQSQLSSERSLSPFIIESLKKCSQKAHPMVLLRYAVELIGIEDVDADKSDVDANLRKALRLVAKTPTVIAALSRLRQGKDPLPPSPNLGHAANFLYMTLGKEQDPEVSKIFDSSNILYGDHGFNASTFAARVTASTLSDLHSSVISAIGALKGPLHGGANEAAIEMLLKIGDISTAEAWIKSALARKEKIMGFGHRVYKRQDSRAPFMKVLAEKMAHRVGDTKLFAMSCRLEDIMKAEKNLFPNVDYHCAVAYYLMGLPIEIYTPIFAMARMSGWTAHILEQYASNRLIRPECIYTGPRNQVLVTIEKRN
- the aspA_2 gene encoding Aspartate ammonia-lyase encodes the protein MYLYWSTESSFSYHRKKELTQLSMTTTRTEKDSIGIKEIPADAYYGINALRGKENFPISGLTAHPRFIDAFMYIKKAAAQANKELGLIKPEQADSISQACEEVLAGKFRDQFIVDVFQMGAGTALHMNVNEVLANRAVEILGGKKGDYSRVNPNDHVNFGQSTNDVFPTAIRVATRLFLNELIPVVDNLGDVFLDKGKEFDDVIKSARTHLQDAVPIRLGQEFSAYGLAIKRCAKRILQSASEIEELGIGGSAAGTGLNTHPSYAKRVVDLLSKDTKATFRPAEDKREAMQSQRSVAEVSSAIKNLALEMTRISNDLRLLSSGPTTGFAEIFLPGLAAGSSIMPGKVNPSMPEMMNMVCYQVIGNDMAISLAVQAGQLELNVMMPLMAYDMMFTIEIFKNALQVFTDLCAKGISADKDKCRRYAEMSMSLATALNPIIGYAKAAEIVKEAMKTGKTIVETIKEKNILSPEKLEEVLNLKSLTEPGVPK